The Phoenix dactylifera cultivar Barhee BC4 chromosome 9, palm_55x_up_171113_PBpolish2nd_filt_p, whole genome shotgun sequence genome window below encodes:
- the LOC103714118 gene encoding golgin subfamily A member 4-like, with translation MDNTKNRTDLLAAGRKKLQQFRQKKDHKGGGSHAKSLNKASKPGEDADANELTMVTEPELAHTKVVVTHESLTVSETLPTSGIQADEPAKVPELDSSLAIDADGPIKVPELDYTSAINADDMVKGPEPELGPTLAVEAEARTADPLDPSVAVQDVVLPPMPAVGESGVGVQEDQIDSEEVPVDLPIDDGGSRYAVMVHHQEAKNSGLEQCNGESSSIGMLMVEDRREQAGGSTVFVVLDTDRSKEDPAAADSSLGVEVAQEVDRLSAPTEERIEGEDGLMKSSGSMETRFLGIQNGKVDHDAEKYGVKEETVALESLLPGRPQEANGVSFPADMGTKISDEHLKIPNREESLKMLSQLTSDRSSSLEENVDMPSPSHVTSDTTREESSARADAREEGSINEERGIHQPSIGEVVGAESESVGVLQEEGATAPAEKVEGFKEDDPLFLSKSTDPVSSTGMWYILKRVLQEGSFANELDCIRRHLYLTIVERDFLQMQLDEQTLLTADFHRQSSHEVSKLLGLVKEAQESKATASEELARCRFDLQVMTIAKEELEIRFISTREEIESLSNRASELQNKLEQSQKELVLVSADLANCRGLVEALQNENMNLTASISSEMDARKILEEEKQLLSSENMRLASELSEQKERLLVALDKQKQLECNLRETGACFDQLTEENIYLSSSLDIHKAKIKELDDGHIKWPFQAQQARDQDNNSHVECRATDNAVEDSGSSMRNSVVFQQVDEEGSGSSVALGVLKGHLEEAKRILQNLEKSIQGMHSYSVSLSRVGGRATAPGVSKLIESFEFKMHHADNASDKGPLAEGGQSDDLYTLTMEQMGLLRDTLKQMELDVRKAEVHVMGEYNSGEIFEKYEIECEAQRQQNSILQAKIDELVKKLSKYISRIDDLQSQFNEIQQSASDEEERLLSEVKLLQEEVNDRVSVLQHERDSIKGIFEALEKIFPSTVLLTSDLAADKKERLVSEIQSLQKDVIDRNSIKDMILEALEKLNSTNGLLFVDNLEIGSYVSASVDAAIRSIESLHEKLNVAHLNHETLHTSYMELDKLYNDVRGMNELAIWQMHKLYNSLQKLCPSVDESEMDVHAEEVLELLPKRHELLIKYLQKLLDERILYSSKNKELESGLLSKNQEIEELSKRCSALDKKLDDLCYAKDELEMILMSKNEVFDEVNRRCLALAKKLDDHELNKDPITFHGLAEMNKVIAKSDNKENDLCESVLQQLEVLVAFHLQKYEEAIKQINLSKKYLEEVNIIPKISSDNWSLPLLTLLSQEFMPKLHELQEKLDSLSALNLQQETENQILKESLHKMEEGLEASRSELYLKVSELEQSEQRLSSVREKLGIAVAKGKSLIVQRDSLKQSLMEKSSELEKCSQELQSKEELLTEVEAKLRSYSEADRIEALESELSYIRNSTAALRDSFLLKDSVLQRIEEVLEDLDLPEHFHSKDIVEKIEFLSRMVAGNPRFPITEWDQRSSAGGSHSNADAWKDDLQASSNPGYDELKNKYEELRRKFYGLAEHNDMLEQSLMERNSLVQKWEEALDRIDMPPQFRALEPEDKTEWLGNALSEVQHERDALQLKIENLEDSSDMLIVDLEESHKKISELSAEVVAIKSEKEFFSESLEKLRFEYLGLSEKAVHDEIERENLRKELASLQEKLAEKVENRDYHDTENDVWKLFDLVSNALPDSDRSEAVSAGTVTECLEGLLRKLIDKYANLASEKSVHKVSEKEFVLEESNLSPDKNTSTNALDGKDQELWNLRLELDEACCNLVSVKEERDKAMEKCHSLMLEVEEISKQNNILLEEKTVYMEKYQSLLLELDAISKQRDALQEQLTQEEQKSASVREKLNVAVRKGKALVQQRDSLKQAIEEMNSVLDNLRTEHNQQKMEEIGRLSHDLRSALVSSENEAKKSKQTAELLLAELNEVQERDDMLMEELAKAEGTLTECSRQKDIAEAARIDALNRLEQFILVNSEERKKQIDNLLELKSGIGQLRNVCFEFSSLLANVFTRDMNLFCNLENFMESIEKQMNCAHLADLPVLSSSSLLSSNPVNEEKFHVINPLSNHRMQEKFDDSSIAEHLAITGHSVCECLRQCDELKRNIHKYSSSVDQQATHLLQIMETIQRKLASQREGSDSLKRDLTGLELMIKEKENQICSMYRNLSLLYEACSSSISEIENRKAQIVENSLPSGEHALEKTGTVLKLPSYTNKQEHPDGYTYSFTDDCIRLMADKLVSAVKGTGIIDEMAEGNQRELKATILDLQRELQEKDIQMNRICEDLVSQIRDAETATRRSSSDLDSAETKIHNLEKHVEVMEEDKKLLELRVHELKDLGDSLLELQGKIKSLTDALTAKNQEIEALMQALDEEETQMEDLVRKNKELENIIQEKNLALEGLEASRAKVVAKLSMTVSKFDELHNLSESLLAEVENLQAQLRGQDSEISFLHQEIARYTNDLLASEETNTKYSCEISKLLKWFDMVVARFGLQHIDIDDQEFRRIQVYTDVLDKKILSVMTELDDLRVTVKSKDALLQIERGRVEELSCKSEVLEKSLHEKEAQIEILQEGRNSGQLSSMNSPLSLEIEQMKNKVSSGALVTHVRGGRKVNSDQIAIAIDTENDNNMLVDEDDDKAHGFKSLTMSRFVPRCTRPIADRIDGIWVSGERLLMRQPTLRLGFLIYWVALHALLASFI, from the exons ATGGATAACACCAAGAACCGGACAGATCTCCTCGCCGCCGGCCGAAAAAAG CTCCAACAATTTAGACAGAAGAAGGATCACAAGGGCGGGGGTAGCCATGCGAAGTCCTTGAACAAAGCGAGCAAGCCTGGGGAGGATGCCGATGCCAATGAGCTGACAATGGTTACTGAGCCAGAGCTGGCGCATACTAAAGTTGTTGTTACCCATGAATCACTGACAGTGTCCGAGACCTTGCCTACTTCAGGCATTCAAGCTGATGAACCGGCGAAGGTGCCCGAGCTTGATTCCAGTTTGGCTATCGATGCTGATGGGCCAATAAAGGTGCCTGAGCTGGATTATACTTCGGCTATCAATGCTGATGATATGGTGAAGGGGCCAGAGCCTGAGCTTGGGCCTACTTTGGCTGTTGAGGCTGAGGCAAGGACTGCTGATCCATTGGATCCTTCAGTGGCGGTCCAGGATGTGGTTTTGCCACCTATGCCTGCTGTTGGAGAGAGTGGTGTAGGAGTTCAGGAAGATCAGATAGATTCTGAAGAGGTTCCGGTTGACCTCCCCATCGATGATGGAGGCTCGAGATATGCTGTTATGGTACATCATCAG GAAGCTAAAAATTCGGGATTGGAGCAATGCAATGGTGAGAGCTCAAGCATTGGGATGTTGATGGTGGAGGACAGAAGGGAACAGGCTGGGGGAAGTACTGTTTTTGTGGTCCTGGACACTGACAGGTCGAAGGAGGATCCCGCTGCTGCAGACTCCAGTTTGGGAGTTGAAGTGGCTCAAGAGGTGGACAGATTGTCTGCTCCCACCGAAGAAAGAATTGAGGGAGAAGATGGTCTGATGAAATCTAGTGGGAGCATGGAAACAAGATTCTTGGGGATACAAAATGGAAAGGTGGATCATGATGCAGAGAAATATGGGGTGAAGGAAGAAACTGTTGCCCTTGAAAGTCTGCTACCTGGGAGGCCTCAAGAAGCAAATGGGGTTTCCTTTCCTGCCGACATGGGAACAAAAATTTCTGATGAGCATCTAAAGATTCCTAATAGGGAAGAAAGTTTGAAAATGCTATCTCAACTTACTTCCGACAGGAGTAGTTCACTTGAAGAAAATGTGGATATGCCATCTCCATCTCATGTTACTTCTGACACCACAAGGGAAGAAAGTTCAGCTAGAGCTGATGCCAGAGAGGAAGGAAGTATTAATGAGGAAAGAGGCATACATCAACCTTCTATTGGAGAGGTTGTTGGTGCTGAGAGTGAATCAGTAGGGGTACTTCAAGAAGAAGGGGCCACTGCACCTGCAGAAAAGGTTGAGGGATTTAAGGAAGATGATCCTCTTTTCCTATCTAAGTCGACAGATCCAGTTTCTTCCACAGGGATGTGGTATATCCTAAAAAGAGTTCTGCAGGAAGGTAGCTTTGCCAATGAGTTGGATTGTATTAGAAGacacctttacttaacaattgTTGAAAGGGATTTTCTCCAGATGCAATTAGATGAACAGACTCTGTTGACTGCAGATTTTCACCGGCAGTCTTCTCATGAAGTGTCCAAACTCTTGGGGTTGGTTAAAGAAGCTCAGGAAAGCAAGGCAACGGCTAGTGAGGAGCTAGCTCGGTGTCGATTTGATCTCCAGGTTATGACTATTGCGAAGGAGGAACTTGAGATCAGGTTTATTTCCACAAGAGAGGAAATTGAGTCCCTCAGTAACAGGGCCTCTGAGTTGCAGAACAAACTTGAACAATCACAAAAAGAATTGGTACTTGTTTCAGCAGACTTAGCTAACTGCAGGGGTTTGGTGGAAGCTTTACAAAACGAAAACATGAACTTAACTGCAAGCATCAGTTCAGAAATGGATGCAAGGAAAATCCTCGAGGAGGAGAAACAGCTCCTGTCTAGTGAGAATATGCGACTTGCTTCTGAGTTGTCTGAACAAAAAGAGAGGTTGCTTGTTGCACTTGACAAACAAAAGCAACTTGAGTGCAACCTAAGAGAAACAGGGGCCTGCTTTGACCAACTTACTGAGGAAAATATTTATTTGTCTAGCAGTTTAGATATACATAAAGCTAAGATAAAGGAGCTTGATGATGGGCATATCAAGTGGCCCTTCCAGGCCCAACAAGCTAGAGATCAAGACAACAATTCTCATGTGGAATGCAGAGCTACTGATAATGCAGTTGAAGATTCTGGGAGCAGTATGAGGAATTCAGTAGTGTTTCAGCAGGTTGATGAGGAAGGCTCTGGCAGTTCTGTTGCATTGGGAGTACTGAAGGGGCACTTGGAAGAGGCAAAAAGAATATTACAAAATCTCGAAAAGTCAATTCAAGGAATGCATTCCTATTCTGTGTCCTTAAGTAGGGTGGGTGGCAGAGCCACAGCACCTGGAGTATCAAAACTTATTGAATCCTTTGAGTTTAAAATGCATCATGCTGACAATGCATCAGACAAGGGGCCATTGGCTGAGGGAGGGCAATCAGATGATTTATATACACTAACAATGGAACAGATGGGCCTCCTTAGAGATACATTAAAGCAGATGGAATTGGATGTCAGAAAGGCTGAAGTACATGTAATGGGAGAATATAATAGCGGGGAGATCTTTGAAAAGTATGAGATAGAGTGTGAAGCCCAAAGGCAACAAAATAGCATCCTCCAGGCAAAGATTGATGAGCTTGTTAAGAAGCTGTCCAAGTATATAAGCAGAATAGATGATCTACAGAGTCAGTTTAATGAAATTCAGCAAAGTGCTAGTGACGAGGAAGAGAGGCTTTTAAGTGAAGTAAAGTTGTTGCAGGAGGAAGTGAATGACAGGGTGTCTGTTCTGCAGCATGAAAGAGACTCTATTAAGGGGATTTTTGAGGCACTTGAAAAGATTTTCCCATCTACTGTACTACTAACCTCTGATCTTGCTGCTGATAAGAAAGAGAGGCTCGTAAGTGAAATACAATCATTGCAGAAGGATGTGATTGACAGGAACTCTATTAAAGACATGATTTTGGAGGCACTTGAAAAGCTTAACTCTACCAATGGACTGCTGTTTGTGGATAACTTAGAGATTGGCTCCTATGTCTCGGCTTCAGTTGATGCTGCCATAAGATCAATCGAGAGCCTGCATGAGAAACTAAATGTTGCTCATCTGAACCATGAGACACTCCATACTTCATACATGGAATTGGATAAACTCTATAATGATGTTCGAGGAATGAATGAGTTGGCAATTTGGCAGATGCATAAATTGTACAACAGCCTACAGAAGTTGTGTCCAAGTGTTGATGAATCTGAGATGGATGTTCATGCCGAGGAAGTGCTAGAACTTCTACCAAAAAGGCACGAACTGCTTATCAAGTATCTGCAGAAGTTGCTGGATGAGCGGATTCTCTACTCATCTAAAAATAAGGAGCTAGAATCAGGGTTATTGAGCAAAAATCAAGAAATTGAGGAGCTGAGCAAGAGGTGTAGTGCTTTGGATAAGAAGTTGGATGACTTGTGTTATGCTAAAGATGAGCTCGAAATGATTTTGATGAGTAAAAATGAAGTTTTTGATGAAGTGAACAGAAGATGTCTTGCTCTAGCCAAGAAGTTGGATGACCATGAACTGAATAAAGATCCAATTACCTTCCATGGGCTGGCTGAAATGAACAAAGTTATTGCAAAGTCCGACAACAAGGAGAATGACTTGTGCGAGTCTGTATTACAACAACTAGAGGTATTGGTTGCTTTCCATCTTCAGAAATATGAAGAGGCAATCAAGCAGATTAACTTGTCAAAGAAATACTTAGAGGAAGTTAACATCATACCAAAAATTTCATCTGACAACTGGTCCTTGCCCTTGCTTACATTGCTTAGTCAGGAGTTCATGCCTAAGTTGCATGAGTTACAGGAAAAATTGGACTCCTTAAGTGCCTTAAATCTTCAACAGGAAACTGAAAATCAAATCCTCAAGGAGAGTCTGCATAAgatggaagaaggtctggaagCATCTCGTTCAGAGTTGTATTTGAAAGTATCTGAACTTGAGCAGTCAGAGCAGAGACTTTCCTCTGTCAGAGAGAAACTCGGTATTGCTGTTGCGAAAGGCAAAAGTTTAATTGTGCAACGGGACAGTCTTAAGCAGTCTCTCATGGAGAAGTCAAGTGAGCTTGAAAAGTGCTCACAGGAATTACAATCAAAGGAAGAATTGCTCACGGAAGTTGAGGCAAAGCTGAGGTCTTATTCAGAAGCAGATCGTATTGAAGCTCTAGAATCTGAACTGTCTTACATCCGCAATTCTACTGCTGCATTGAGAGACTCCTTTCTTCTTAAAGATTCTGTTCTTCAGAGGATTGAAGAAGTTTTAGAAGATCTGGATTTGCCAGAGCATTTCCATTCTAAAGATATAGTAGAGAAAATCGAGTTCTTGTCCAGAATGGTTGCTGGGAATCCCCGTTTTCCTATTACTGAATGGGATCAAAGGAGTTCTGCTGGGGGCTCTCATTCCAATGCAGATGCCTGGAAAGATGACCTACAGGCAAGTTCAAATCCTGGATATGATGAATTAAAAAACAAATACGAGGAGCTTCGGAGAAAGTTTTATGGTTTGGCTGAGCACAATGATATGCTGGAACAATCCCTAATGGAGAGGAATAGCCTTGTGCAGAAATGGGAAGAAGCTTTGGACAGAATTGATATGCCTCCACAGTTCAGGGCATTGGAGCCAGAAGATAAGACTGAATGGTTGGGGAATGCGCTTTCTGAGGTCCAACATGAAAGAGATGCATTGCAACTGAAGATAGAGAACCTTGAAGACTCTTCTGATATGCTCATAGTTGACTTGGAAGAGTCGCACAAAAAAATATCTGAACTCAGTGCAGAGGTTGTGGCTATTAAATCcgagaaagaatttttttcagAGAGTTTGGAAAAGCTCAGGTTTGAATATCTCGGACTCTCGGAGAAAGCTGTTCATGATGAGATCGAGAGAGAGAATTTGCGAAAAGAATTAGCTAGCTTGCAGGAAAAATTGGCTGAGAAGGTTGAGAACAGGGATTATCATGATACTGAAAATGATGTCTGGAAACTATTTGATTTGGTTAGCAATGCATTGCCAGATAGTGATAGGTCTGAGGCTGTCTCTGCTGGTACTGTTACTGAATGTCTGGAAGGATTGTTGAGGAAGCTTATAGATAAATATGCAAACCTAGCTTCAGAGAAATCTGTGCACAAAGTTAGTGAGAAAGAATTTGTTTTAGAGGAAAGCAATTTGTCTCCTGATAAGAACACATCCACAAATGCTCTGGATGGCAAAGATCAGGAACTGTGGAATCTGAGGTTAGAGCTTGATGAGGCTTGCTGTAATCTAGTTTCAGTTAAGGAGGAAAGAGACAAAGCCATGGAGAAGTGCCATTCTTTGATGTTGGAAGTTGAGGAAATAAGCAAACAGAACAACATATTGCTAGAGGAGAAGACTGTTTACATGGAGAAGTATCAATCTTTGTTGTTGGAATTAGATGCAATAAGCAAACAGAGGGATGCTTTGCAAGAACAGCTAACTCAGGAGGAGCAAAAGTCTGCCTCTGTGAGAGAGAAGCTAAATGTTGCTGTTAGAAAAGGCAAGGCACTGGTACAACAAAGAGATAGCCTGAAACAAGCAATTGAAGAGATGAATTCTGTGCTGGATAACTTGAGGACTGAGCATAACCAGCAG AAGATGGAAGAAATTGGGAGACTCAGTCATGATTTGCGTTCAGCTTTAGTTTCTTCAGAGAATGAAGCGAAGAAATCTAAACAAACAGCTGAGCTTCTTCTAGCTGAGTTGAATGAAGTTCAGGAGAGAGATGACATGCTCATGGAGGAACTGGCAAAGGCAGAAGGCACTCTTACAGAGTGTTCTAGACAGAAAGACATTGCAGAGGCTGCAAGAATTGATGCTCTTAATCGCCTAGAACAATTTATTCTAGTTAAttcagaggaaagaaagaaacaaattgACAATTTACTGGAGTTAAAGTCGGGCATTGGCCAACTAAGGAAtgtctgctttgaattttcAAGTCTTCTTGCTAATGTTTTTACCAGAGATATGAACCTCTTCTGCAATTTGGAGAACTTTATGGAATCTATTGAGAAACAGATGAACTGTGCTCATTTGGCTGACCTTCCTGTTCTTTCATCTAGCAGCCTGCTGTCAAGTAATCCAGTAAATGAG GAGAAGTTCCATGTCATTAATCCTCTGTCAAATCATAGGATGCAAGAAAAATTTGATGACAGTTCCATAGCAGAACATCTTGCTATCACTGGTCATAGTGTGTGTGAATGCTTAAGGCAATGTGATGAGTTGAAGAGAAATATTCATAAGTACTCATCGTCAGTTGACCAACAAGCCACACACCTGTTGCAAATCATGGAGACCATACAAAGAAAATTAGCTTCTCAGAGGGAAGGTTCAGATTCTCTGAAGAGAGATTTAACTGGACTTGAGCTGATGATTAAGGAAAAGGAGAATCAGATTTGTTCAATGTATAGAAATCTGTCTTTGCTTTATGAAGCATGTAGCAGTTCAATTTCTGAGATTGAGAATAGAAAAGCCCAAATAGTTGAAAATAGCCTACCTTCTGGGGAGCATGCCTTAGAAAAAACTGGAACAGTCTTGAAATTGCCAAGTTACACCAATAAGCAAGAGCATCCTGATGGATATACATATTCCTTCACAGATGATTGCATCAGATTGATGGCCGATAAGTTAGTATCTGCTGTCAAGGGCACAGGCATTATAGATGAGATGGCAGAGGGCAACCAAAGGGAACTGAAAGCCACCATCTTGGATTTGCAGAGAGAACTACAGGAAAAGGATATCCAAATGAATAGAATCTGTGAAGATCTTGTATCTCAGATAAGGGATGCTGAAACTGCTACAAGGCGATCCTCATCAGATCTTGATTCTGCGGAAACAAAAATTCATAATTTAGAGAAGCATGTTGAAGTGATGGAGGAGGATAAGAAATTATTGGAGCTAAGAGTGCATGAGCTAAAAGATTTGGGGGATTCATTACTTGAGCTACAAGGGAAAATTAAATCTTTAACTGATGCATTGACTGCTAAAAATCAAG AAATTGAAGCCCTCATGCAAGCGCTTGATGAGGAAGAGACCCAAATGGAGGACCTGGTAAGAAAGAACAAGGAACTGGAGAATATAATTCAAGAAAAGAACCTAGCACTGGAGGGTCTTGAAGCTTCTCGAGCGAAGGTGGTGGCAAAGCTTTCAATGACTGTCAGCAAGTTTGATGAGTTGCATAACCTGTCAGAGAGCCTTCTTGCAGAGGTGGAAAATCTTCAGGCCCAATTGCGAGGGCAGGATTCAGAGATCTCATTCTTGCATCAGGAGATAGCTAGGTATACCAATGATCTTCTGGCCTCAGAGGAGACTAACACGAAGTACTCATGTGAAATAAGCAAGTTGTTAAAATGGTTTGATATGGTAGTGGCACGTTTTGGGTTACAACACATAGATATTGATGATCAGGAGTTCAGGCGAATTCAAGTCTACACTGATGTTTTGGACAAGAAAATTTTGTCTGTTATGACTGAATTAGATGATCTACGAGTAACAGTTAAAAGCAAAGATGCTCTGTTACAAATTGAAAGGGGTAGAGTGGAAGAATTATCATGCAAATCTGAAGTTCTTGAGAAGTCTTTACATGAGAAAGAAGCACAGATAGAGATTTTACAAGAAGGTAGAAACTCTGGTCAGCTTTCTAGTATGAACTCCCCACTGTCTCTAGAGATTGAGCAAATG AAAAACAAAGTGAGCTCAGGTGCGCTTGTTACACATGTCCGTGGTGGGCGCAAAGTCAATAGTGACCAAATAGCCATAGCTATAGATACAGAAAATGATAATAATATGTTAGTTGATGAGGACGATGATAAAG CACATGGCTTCAAGTCACTTACTATGTCTCGCTTTGTTCCAAGATGTACTCGGCCTATTGCAGACAGGATTGATGGGATATG GGTATCAGGAGAAAGACTGCTTATGAGGCAACCTACCTTACGGCTTGGATTTTTGATATATTGGGTTGCATTGCATGCATTACTTGCTAGTTTCATCTGA
- the LOC103714117 gene encoding B-box zinc finger protein 32-like, which yields MKGRRRCELCKGSAAVCCEADAAFLCWPCDARVHGANFLVARHLRRIACAECHALDEARILAGAGSPPIRSLCRSCRRRPQEETASSGSSSCVSAADEESPRRGAQEEGILVNWARRMGLGDEGSRRRAAAAATFHRNNKRLAHV from the coding sequence ATGAAGGGACGGCGGCGCTGCGAGCTGTGCAAGGGCAGCGCCGCTGTGTGCTGCGAGGCGGACGCGGCGTTCCTGTGCTGGCCGTGCGACGCCCGCGTGCACGGCGCCAACTTCCTCGTCGCCCGCCACCTCCGCCGGATCGCCTGCGCCGAGTGCCACGCCCTCGACGAAGCCCGCATCCTCGCCGGCGCCGGATCTCCCCCCATCCGCTCCCTCTGCCGCTCCTGCCGCCGCCGTCCCCAGGAAGAAACCGCGTCCTCGGGTTCCTCTTCGTGCGTCTCCGCCGCCGACGAGGAATCACCCCGGAGAGGAGCACAGGAGGAGGGGATTCTGGTCAATTGGGCCCGGAGGATGGGGCTGGGGGACGAAGGTTCGCGGCGGcgcgcggcggcggcggcgacatTTCATAGAAACAACAAAAGACTTGCCCATGTTTAA
- the LOC103714116 gene encoding beta-glucuronosyltransferase GlcAT14A-like isoform X2 — protein MHLVRELLDVKGSSVLAATLHGAAVLLRINADWDWFINLSASDYPVVNQDDLLHAFTSLPRDLNFIDHTSDLGWKEKERFDKIIVDPSLHMDKNTQSFFASEKRATPDAFKLFTGSPWLILSRSFVEYCVRSWDNLPRKLLMYFANVAYSMESYFQTVICNSPGFQNTTVNNDLRFFVWDDPPGLDPLFLNQSQYKEMIKSGAAFARRFMEDDRVLKKVDKKILRRSSDGVGVGKWCLGQLSGRKGKDLEDDPCSTWGDINVVTPGSSGRWLRSLLSDLISDERLRSSQCKFS, from the exons ATGCATTTAGTTCGCGAGTTGTTGGATGTTAAAG GTTCATCAGTACTTGCTGCCACACTCCATGGAGCTGCAGTTCTGCTCAGGATCAACGCAGACTGGGATTGGTTCATTAACTTGAGTGCTTCAGACTATCCAGTTGTAAATCAAGATG ATCttcttcatgctttcacttcttTGCCAAGAGATCTGAACTTCATTGATCACACTAGTGACCTTGGATGGAAAGA GAAAGAGagatttgataaaataattgtgGACCCAAGTCTCCATATGGACAAAAATACACAATCCTTCTTTGCTTCAGAAAAACGAGCAACACCTGATGCTTTTAAATTATTCACAG GTTCTCCATGGTTGATTCTCAGTAGATCCTTCGTGGAGTACTGTGTGCGTAGCTGGGATAACCTCCCCAGGAAACTTCTCATGTATTTCGCGAATGTCGCCTACTCGATGGAGTCCTACTTCCAAACAGTGATCTGCAATAGCCCTGGGTTCCAAAACACCACTGTCAACAATGATCTAAGATTCTTTGTTTGGGATGATCCACCAGGATTGGACCCTCTCTTTCTCAACCAATCACAGTATAAGGAGATGATAAAAAGTGGAGCAGCTTTTGCGCGGCGGTTCATGGAGGATGACAGAGTGCTCAAAAAGGTAGACAAAAAGATACTAAGGCGCTCATCAGATGGAGTGGGTGTTGGAAAGTGGTGTCTAGGCCAGCTCAGCGGTCGGAAAGGGAAGGATTTGGAGGATGATCCATGCTCAACCTGGGGTGATATCAATGTTGTGACACCCGGTTCATCAGGAAGGTGGCTCAGAAGTTTGCTGTCGGATCTCATTTCAGATGAGAGGCTGCGTTCGAGCCAGTGCAAGTTCAGCTGA
- the LOC103714116 gene encoding beta-glucuronosyltransferase GlcAT14A-like isoform X1 produces MRFLRFAPWIGIAAFVIGALVLRVLSHSFLQGGIWAADQGFEPVALSRGPGDPPVFAYWISGTGGESDKILRLLKAVYHPRNRYLLHLDADSTATERRKLARSIQSSKIFKAFANVDVVGKTYAVDRTGSSVLAATLHGAAVLLRINADWDWFINLSASDYPVVNQDDLLHAFTSLPRDLNFIDHTSDLGWKEKERFDKIIVDPSLHMDKNTQSFFASEKRATPDAFKLFTGSPWLILSRSFVEYCVRSWDNLPRKLLMYFANVAYSMESYFQTVICNSPGFQNTTVNNDLRFFVWDDPPGLDPLFLNQSQYKEMIKSGAAFARRFMEDDRVLKKVDKKILRRSSDGVGVGKWCLGQLSGRKGKDLEDDPCSTWGDINVVTPGSSGRWLRSLLSDLISDERLRSSQCKFS; encoded by the exons ATGAGGTTTCTTAGATTTGCTCCATGGATCGGGATTGCAGCATTTGTCATTGGTGCATTGGTTTTACGAGTTCTGTCTCATTCTTTTCTCCAAGGAGGAATTTGGGCTGCAGACCAAGGATTCGAGCCTGTGGCCCTGTCAAGGGGTCCTGGTGATCCTCCAGTTTTTGCTTATTGGATATCAGGAACTGGTGGTGAAAGTGACAAGATTTTAAGGCTCTTGAAGGCAGTTTACCACCCGAGGAACCGCTACCTTTTGCACCTCGATGCTGATTCCACTGCCACTGAGAGGAGAAAACTGGCACGCTCCATTCAATCTAGTAAAATTTTCAAAGCTTTTGCGAATGTTGATGTTGTGGGAAAAACTTACGCAGTCGATCGGACAGGTTCATCAGTACTTGCTGCCACACTCCATGGAGCTGCAGTTCTGCTCAGGATCAACGCAGACTGGGATTGGTTCATTAACTTGAGTGCTTCAGACTATCCAGTTGTAAATCAAGATG ATCttcttcatgctttcacttcttTGCCAAGAGATCTGAACTTCATTGATCACACTAGTGACCTTGGATGGAAAGA GAAAGAGagatttgataaaataattgtgGACCCAAGTCTCCATATGGACAAAAATACACAATCCTTCTTTGCTTCAGAAAAACGAGCAACACCTGATGCTTTTAAATTATTCACAG GTTCTCCATGGTTGATTCTCAGTAGATCCTTCGTGGAGTACTGTGTGCGTAGCTGGGATAACCTCCCCAGGAAACTTCTCATGTATTTCGCGAATGTCGCCTACTCGATGGAGTCCTACTTCCAAACAGTGATCTGCAATAGCCCTGGGTTCCAAAACACCACTGTCAACAATGATCTAAGATTCTTTGTTTGGGATGATCCACCAGGATTGGACCCTCTCTTTCTCAACCAATCACAGTATAAGGAGATGATAAAAAGTGGAGCAGCTTTTGCGCGGCGGTTCATGGAGGATGACAGAGTGCTCAAAAAGGTAGACAAAAAGATACTAAGGCGCTCATCAGATGGAGTGGGTGTTGGAAAGTGGTGTCTAGGCCAGCTCAGCGGTCGGAAAGGGAAGGATTTGGAGGATGATCCATGCTCAACCTGGGGTGATATCAATGTTGTGACACCCGGTTCATCAGGAAGGTGGCTCAGAAGTTTGCTGTCGGATCTCATTTCAGATGAGAGGCTGCGTTCGAGCCAGTGCAAGTTCAGCTGA